One Desulfovibrio sp. ZJ209 genomic window carries:
- a CDS encoding aminotransferase class III-fold pyridoxal phosphate-dependent enzyme has translation MAQSFNAAELIADDKKYVWHHLTQHKVYEKSDPIIFVKGEGMRVTDINGKQYLDAVSGGVWTVNLGYGNETLVKAVSDQIKELCYFANGYGNIPTIRFSKKLIEKMPGLSRVYLSNSGSEANEKAFKIVRQISQLKHGGKKYKIIYRNRDYHGTTITTLSACGQEERKMQYGPFTPGFVEFPACSVYRSPYPAGTTNLGEKFALELEKVVQAEDPDTVGAVILEPITAGGGVIVPPDGYFETISEICKKYGLLLIIDEVVCGLGRTGKWFGYQHFNVKPDIVTMAKGVAAGYAPISCTVTTEEVFQDFIADPSDREGYFRDISTFGGCTSGPAAGYANLCYMEEHNVLDNVVKMGEYLLNGLKELEKKYEIIGDVRGKGLFCGLELVKDRATREPVSEAVAGAVVAECMKQGVIIGKTSRSFREFNNTICLAPALITTTVELDEILKALDNAFKVVKA, from the coding sequence ATGGCGCAGTCCTTCAACGCCGCCGAGCTGATCGCGGACGACAAGAAGTACGTCTGGCATCATCTCACCCAGCACAAGGTCTATGAAAAGTCCGATCCCATCATCTTTGTCAAGGGCGAAGGCATGCGGGTCACGGACATCAACGGCAAGCAATACCTGGATGCGGTCTCCGGCGGCGTCTGGACGGTCAACCTGGGCTACGGCAACGAGACCCTGGTGAAGGCCGTGAGCGACCAGATCAAGGAGCTCTGCTACTTCGCCAACGGCTACGGCAACATCCCCACCATCCGCTTCTCCAAGAAGCTGATCGAGAAGATGCCGGGCCTCTCCCGCGTCTACCTCTCCAATTCCGGCTCCGAGGCCAATGAAAAGGCCTTCAAGATCGTGCGCCAGATCTCGCAGCTCAAGCACGGCGGCAAGAAGTACAAGATCATCTACCGCAACCGCGACTACCACGGCACCACCATCACCACGCTCTCCGCCTGCGGCCAGGAAGAGCGCAAGATGCAGTACGGCCCCTTCACCCCGGGCTTCGTGGAATTCCCGGCGTGCTCGGTCTACCGCTCGCCCTATCCGGCCGGCACCACCAACCTCGGCGAAAAGTTCGCCCTCGAGCTTGAGAAAGTGGTGCAGGCCGAAGACCCGGACACCGTGGGCGCGGTCATCCTCGAGCCCATCACCGCCGGCGGCGGCGTCATCGTGCCCCCGGACGGCTATTTTGAGACCATCAGCGAGATCTGCAAGAAGTACGGCCTTCTGCTCATCATCGACGAAGTGGTCTGCGGGCTCGGCCGCACCGGCAAGTGGTTCGGCTACCAGCACTTCAACGTCAAGCCCGACATCGTGACCATGGCCAAGGGCGTGGCCGCGGGCTACGCGCCCATCTCCTGCACGGTGACGACCGAGGAAGTCTTCCAGGACTTCATCGCCGACCCCTCCGACCGCGAGGGCTATTTCCGCGACATCAGCACCTTCGGCGGCTGCACCTCCGGGCCGGCCGCGGGCTACGCCAACCTCTGCTACATGGAAGAGCACAACGTGCTCGACAACGTGGTCAAGATGGGCGAGTACCTCCTGAACGGCCTCAAGGAGCTGGAGAAGAAGTACGAGATCATCGGCGACGTGCGCGGCAAGGGCCTCTTCTGCGGCCTCGAGCTCGTCAAGGACCGCGCCACCCGCGAGCCCGTGTCCGAGGCTGTGGCCGGCGCCGTGGTGGCCGAGTGCATGAAGCAGGGCGTCATCATCGGCAAGACGAGCCGCAGCTTCCGCGAGTTCAACAACACCATCTGCCTCGCCCCGGCGCTCATCACCACCACGGTGGAGCTCGACGAGATCCTCAAGGCGCTCGACAACGCCTTCAAGGTGGTCAAGGCCTAG
- a CDS encoding lactate permease LctP family transporter, translated as MPWIQNYITVGGSTVGSACVAAIPLLILFYMLAVRKAKGHIAAAAGLIGALIVAVAVWDMPVGLAVSSTLMGAAFGLFPIVWIVVTAVWVYNMTVESGEFEIIKDSLARLTDDRRLQALLIAYAFSCFIEGTAGFGTPVAIAAAMLVGLGFTPLWGAGIALIANTAPVAFGAIGVPIIVAASVSGLDLMSVSSIAGRQLSLLALIVPMWVCVTMCGFRRSMEVFPAIVVSGVCFAGMEFLLSNFHGPTLPDIGSAIATIVGLGLLLKVWRPKQTYRFPGEGDSKLEGDGSPAAVVMRAWGPYLVLAVFVFFWGLPEFKKVLNSVPGAIFTFGWPGLDGEVLKTAPIVKENAVYAAKYTFNWLSAGGTAILLSGLVSVPLMPRYGFGRAIACFFRTIRQLILPIITIALILGLAYLMNYSGMSATLGLAFTLTGGFFPFFAPILGWLGVFLTGSDTSSCALFGGMQRDTAVAVGMNPDLAVAANASGGTTAKMISPQSLSVATAATGMVGEEGNLFRFTILHSIGMTLLLCALTWLQAGPLAWMLR; from the coding sequence ATGCCGTGGATCCAGAATTACATCACCGTGGGCGGGAGCACCGTGGGCTCGGCCTGTGTGGCGGCCATCCCGCTCCTCATCCTCTTTTACATGCTGGCCGTGCGCAAGGCCAAGGGCCATATCGCGGCGGCGGCCGGCCTCATCGGCGCGCTCATCGTGGCCGTGGCCGTGTGGGACATGCCCGTGGGCCTCGCCGTGAGCTCCACGCTCATGGGCGCGGCCTTCGGCCTCTTCCCCATCGTCTGGATCGTGGTCACGGCGGTGTGGGTCTACAACATGACCGTTGAGTCGGGCGAGTTCGAGATCATCAAGGATTCGCTGGCGCGCCTCACCGATGACCGGCGCCTCCAGGCCCTGCTCATCGCCTATGCCTTCAGCTGCTTCATCGAGGGCACGGCCGGCTTCGGCACGCCCGTGGCCATCGCCGCGGCCATGCTGGTGGGCCTCGGCTTCACGCCGCTCTGGGGCGCGGGCATCGCGCTCATCGCCAACACCGCGCCCGTGGCCTTCGGCGCCATCGGCGTGCCCATCATCGTGGCGGCGTCCGTGTCCGGGCTCGACCTCATGTCCGTGAGCTCCATCGCCGGCCGCCAGCTTTCCCTGCTCGCGCTCATCGTGCCCATGTGGGTCTGCGTGACCATGTGCGGCTTCAGGCGCAGCATGGAGGTCTTCCCGGCCATCGTGGTCTCGGGCGTGTGCTTCGCGGGCATGGAATTCTTGCTCTCCAACTTCCACGGCCCGACCCTGCCGGACATCGGCTCGGCCATCGCCACCATCGTGGGCCTGGGGCTGCTGCTCAAGGTCTGGCGGCCGAAGCAGACCTACCGCTTCCCCGGCGAGGGCGACTCCAAGCTTGAGGGCGACGGCTCCCCCGCGGCCGTGGTCATGCGCGCCTGGGGGCCCTATCTGGTGCTCGCGGTCTTCGTGTTCTTCTGGGGGCTCCCCGAGTTCAAGAAGGTGCTCAACAGCGTGCCCGGCGCCATCTTCACCTTCGGCTGGCCCGGCCTTGACGGCGAGGTGCTCAAGACCGCGCCCATCGTCAAGGAGAACGCGGTCTACGCGGCCAAGTACACCTTCAACTGGCTCTCGGCGGGCGGCACGGCCATTTTGCTCTCCGGCCTCGTGTCCGTGCCGCTCATGCCGCGCTACGGCTTCGGGCGCGCCATTGCCTGCTTCTTCCGCACCATCCGCCAGCTCATCCTGCCCATCATTACCATCGCCCTGATCCTCGGGCTCGCGTACCTCATGAACTATTCGGGCATGAGCGCCACCCTGGGCCTGGCCTTCACGCTCACGGGCGGCTTCTTCCCCTTCTTCGCGCCCATTTTGGGCTGGCTCGGCGTGTTCCTCACCGGGTCGGACACGTCCTCCTGCGCGCTCTTCGGCGGCATGCAGCGCGACACCGCCGTGGCCGTGGGCATGAACCCCGACCTCGCCGTGGCGGCCAACGCCTCGGGCGGCACCACGGCCAAGATGATCTCGCCGCAGTCCCTCTCCGTGGCCACCGCGGCCACGGGCATGGTGGGCGAGGAGGGCAACCTCTTCCGCTTCACCATTTTGCACAGCATCGGCATGACGCTCCTGCTCTGCGCGCTCACCTGGCTCCAGGCCGGGCCGCTCGCCTGGATGCTGCGCTAG
- a CDS encoding NAD(P) transhydrogenase subunit alpha produces the protein MTTFILILVFIAALVIGYKVLSHIPSLLHTPLMSSMNALDGVIILGALTATHLATTPLGAFFGGVAIALAITNVFGGFDITNKMLKMIAGKKR, from the coding sequence TTGACCACGTTCATCCTCATCCTGGTCTTTATCGCCGCCCTCGTCATCGGCTACAAGGTGCTGAGCCATATCCCGAGCCTGTTGCACACGCCGCTCATGTCGAGCATGAACGCCCTTGACGGCGTCATCATCCTGGGCGCGCTCACGGCCACGCACCTCGCCACGACACCGCTGGGCGCGTTCTTCGGCGGCGTCGCCATCGCGCTCGCCATCACCAATGTCTTCGGCGGCTTCGACATCACGAACAAGATGCTGAAGATGATCGCCGGCAAGAAGCGCTAG
- a CDS encoding NAD(P) transhydrogenase subunit alpha produces MKFTGMTIGVPTEIMPGERRVSSTPETVKKMVDDGAVVLVQAGAGEGSFFSDDQYKAAGATIVERAKDIFDKADVILKVKEPLFNEKEGMHESDMLRDGQYLITFLHPAAPVNKEPMRKLRDTGCISITLDGIPRISRAQSMDALTSMSTVAGYKGVLMAASYLAKFMPMIGTAVGVIKPAKVVVIGTGVAGLQAVATAKRLGAEVTAIDIRPDAAEQARSLGAKSVDTGVPKEVAIGEGGYAQRLPEEWLKKEIEAIKPVVKDADVIILTALIPGKLAPVLITEEMVKSMKPGSVIVDIAIDQGGNCAVTKAGEEVVVDGVTVSGIKNIPGMMPTSSTWMFANNIYNLLAYLTKDGKIELDRNDPIVASSLTTINKEIVHAGAKEAGV; encoded by the coding sequence ATGAAATTTACCGGTATGACCATCGGCGTGCCCACGGAAATCATGCCCGGCGAGCGCCGCGTGTCGTCCACCCCCGAGACCGTGAAGAAGATGGTGGACGACGGCGCCGTCGTGCTCGTGCAGGCGGGCGCGGGCGAGGGCTCGTTCTTCTCCGACGACCAGTACAAGGCCGCGGGCGCCACCATCGTGGAGCGCGCCAAGGACATCTTCGACAAGGCCGACGTCATCCTCAAGGTGAAAGAGCCGCTGTTCAACGAGAAGGAAGGCATGCACGAGAGCGACATGCTCCGCGACGGCCAGTACCTCATCACCTTCCTGCACCCCGCCGCCCCGGTGAACAAAGAGCCCATGCGCAAGCTGCGCGACACGGGCTGCATCAGCATCACCCTTGACGGCATCCCGCGCATCTCCCGCGCCCAGAGCATGGACGCCCTCACCTCCATGAGCACCGTGGCCGGCTACAAGGGCGTGCTCATGGCCGCGAGCTACCTCGCCAAGTTCATGCCCATGATCGGCACGGCCGTGGGCGTCATCAAGCCCGCCAAGGTCGTGGTCATCGGCACGGGCGTGGCCGGCCTCCAGGCCGTGGCCACCGCCAAGCGCCTCGGCGCCGAAGTGACCGCCATCGACATCCGCCCCGACGCCGCCGAGCAGGCCCGCAGCCTGGGCGCCAAGTCCGTGGACACCGGCGTGCCGAAGGAAGTGGCCATCGGCGAGGGCGGCTATGCCCAGCGCCTGCCGGAAGAATGGCTGAAGAAGGAGATCGAGGCCATCAAGCCCGTGGTGAAGGACGCCGACGTCATTATCCTCACGGCCCTCATCCCCGGCAAGCTCGCCCCGGTGCTCATCACCGAGGAGATGGTCAAGTCCATGAAGCCCGGCTCGGTCATCGTTGACATCGCCATCGACCAAGGCGGCAACTGCGCCGTCACCAAGGCCGGCGAGGAAGTCGTGGTGGACGGCGTGACCGTCAGCGGCATCAAGAACATCCCGGGCATGATGCCCACCAGCTCCACCTGGATGTTCGCCAACAACATCTACAACCTGCTTGCCTACCTCACCAAGGACGGCAAGATCGAGCTCGACCGCAACGACCCCATCGTGGCCTCCTCGCTGACCACCATCAACAAGGAGATCGTCCACGCCGGGGCCAAGGAAGCCGGCGTGTAG
- a CDS encoding NAD(P)(+) transhydrogenase (Re/Si-specific) subunit beta has protein sequence MSSFAYYIIATVLAVAILYGLHLMSNVKTAVRGNAIAALAMALAILITMLRDDSFGSVTLWVAIAAGMAFGLFLSNKVKMIQMPQLVAFLHGFGGGAAALVGLIMLVDVGPESAFHRIDACLALCSGMTTIAGSFVAAGKLHQVLPQRPIVLPNHSRIVNILLGIMGVALVIYNIAPDFLPWLMIGLMFVTGALFGVVFTLRVGGADMPITISLLNSMGGISCAIAGFAVADPLLIAVGGIIGSAGYMLTRVMCKAMNRRLMPILLGESSVAGKKPGAAPAAAAPAAPKSPAGPSGAAAAPAADAEANDDAEIAKLLRGANRVIIVPGYGMALAQAQHQVKQLADALEANGAKVDYAIHPVAGRMPGHMNVLLAEANVEYEHLLEMDTVNPLFPEADAVVIVGANDVVNPAANTAEGTPIYGMPILDVDKAKGIIVCNYDEKPGYAGVPNPLYKKQGVHMRLGDAAKTVAHLVDLAKGNVAAPAAAGAATPTAGDDDAALSKLLHEAKRVIIVPGYGMALAQAQHQVKQLAEALEANGAKVDYAIHPVAGRMPGHMNVLLAEANVDYEHLLEMETVNPLFPEADLVVIVGANDVVNPAANTAEGTPIYGMPILDVDKAKGVIVCNYDEKPGYAGVPNPLYKKEGVHMRLGDAAKTVAHLVDLAKGDVKAPAAAAPAAGAASGASDEARAADMLKNAKRVIIVPGYGMALAQAQHKVKQLADALEANGAKVDYAIHPVAGRMPGHMNVLLAEANVDYEHLLEMDTVNPLFPEADLVVIVGANDVVNPAANTAEGTPIYGMPILDVDKAKGVIVCNYDGKPGYAGVENPLYSKPGAILMFGDAAKTVGRLVDLAQGATPEGGAAPAAADAAAGSAAPAGAGDAAAMLKNARRVIIVPGYGMALAQAQHKVKQLADALEANGAKVDYAIHPVAGRMPGHMNVLLAEANVDYEHLLEMDTVNPLFPEADLVVIVGANDVVNPAANTAEGTPIYGMPILDVDKAKGVIICNYDEKPGYAGVENPLYSKPGVVMMLGDAAASLDKLLAMLRG, from the coding sequence ATGAGCTCTTTCGCCTATTACATCATTGCCACGGTGCTCGCCGTTGCCATCCTCTACGGGCTGCACCTGATGAGCAACGTCAAGACCGCCGTCCGGGGCAACGCCATCGCCGCCTTGGCCATGGCCCTCGCCATCCTCATCACCATGCTCAGGGACGATTCCTTCGGCTCGGTCACGCTCTGGGTGGCCATCGCCGCGGGCATGGCCTTCGGCCTCTTCCTCTCCAACAAGGTGAAGATGATCCAGATGCCGCAGCTCGTGGCCTTTCTCCACGGCTTCGGCGGCGGCGCGGCCGCGCTGGTTGGCCTCATCATGCTGGTGGACGTGGGGCCGGAATCGGCCTTCCACCGCATCGACGCCTGCCTCGCCCTGTGCTCGGGCATGACCACCATCGCCGGCTCCTTCGTGGCCGCGGGCAAGCTGCACCAGGTGCTCCCGCAACGGCCCATCGTGCTGCCCAACCACAGTCGCATCGTCAATATCCTCCTCGGCATCATGGGCGTGGCGCTGGTCATCTACAACATCGCGCCCGACTTCCTGCCTTGGCTGATGATCGGCCTCATGTTCGTGACCGGCGCGCTCTTCGGCGTGGTCTTCACCCTGCGCGTGGGCGGCGCGGACATGCCCATCACCATTTCGCTGCTCAACTCCATGGGCGGCATCTCCTGCGCCATCGCGGGCTTTGCCGTGGCCGACCCGCTGCTCATCGCCGTGGGCGGCATCATCGGCTCGGCGGGCTACATGCTCACCCGCGTCATGTGCAAGGCCATGAACCGCCGGCTCATGCCCATCCTTCTGGGCGAGTCCTCGGTGGCGGGCAAGAAGCCGGGCGCGGCCCCTGCCGCCGCCGCTCCGGCCGCGCCCAAGTCCCCGGCCGGGCCCTCGGGCGCTGCCGCGGCTCCTGCCGCCGACGCCGAGGCCAATGACGACGCCGAGATAGCGAAGCTCCTGCGCGGGGCCAATCGCGTCATCATCGTGCCCGGCTACGGCATGGCCTTGGCGCAGGCGCAGCACCAGGTCAAGCAGCTGGCCGACGCGCTGGAGGCCAACGGCGCCAAGGTGGATTACGCCATCCACCCGGTGGCGGGCCGTATGCCCGGCCACATGAACGTGCTTCTCGCCGAGGCCAATGTGGAGTATGAGCACCTGCTCGAAATGGACACCGTGAACCCGCTCTTCCCCGAGGCGGACGCGGTGGTCATCGTGGGCGCCAACGACGTGGTGAACCCTGCCGCCAACACGGCCGAGGGCACGCCCATCTACGGGATGCCGATTCTTGATGTGGACAAGGCCAAGGGAATCATCGTCTGCAACTACGACGAAAAGCCCGGCTATGCGGGCGTGCCCAACCCGCTCTACAAGAAGCAGGGCGTGCACATGCGCCTTGGCGACGCGGCCAAGACCGTGGCGCACCTCGTGGACCTCGCCAAGGGCAATGTGGCGGCCCCCGCCGCTGCCGGCGCCGCCACTCCGACCGCTGGCGACGACGACGCCGCGCTCTCCAAACTGCTGCATGAGGCGAAGCGCGTCATCATCGTGCCCGGCTACGGCATGGCCTTGGCGCAGGCGCAGCATCAGGTCAAGCAGCTCGCCGAAGCGCTGGAGGCCAATGGCGCAAAGGTGGATTATGCCATCCATCCCGTTGCCGGCCGCATGCCCGGGCACATGAACGTGCTGCTCGCCGAGGCCAATGTGGACTACGAGCACCTTTTGGAGATGGAGACGGTCAATCCGCTCTTCCCCGAGGCCGACCTCGTGGTCATCGTGGGCGCCAACGACGTGGTGAACCCCGCGGCCAATACGGCCGAGGGCACGCCCATCTACGGCATGCCCATCCTGGATGTGGACAAGGCCAAGGGCGTCATTGTCTGCAACTATGATGAAAAGCCCGGCTATGCCGGCGTGCCCAACCCGCTCTACAAGAAGGAAGGCGTGCACATGCGCCTTGGCGACGCCGCCAAGACCGTGGCCCACCTCGTGGATCTCGCCAAGGGCGACGTGAAGGCCCCGGCCGCTGCCGCCCCCGCGGCGGGCGCGGCTTCCGGAGCAAGCGACGAGGCCCGCGCCGCTGACATGCTGAAGAACGCCAAGCGCGTGATCATCGTGCCCGGCTACGGCATGGCGCTGGCGCAGGCGCAGCACAAAGTCAAGCAGCTCGCCGACGCGCTTGAGGCCAACGGCGCCAAGGTGGATTATGCCATCCATCCCGTGGCCGGCCGCATGCCCGGCCACATGAACGTGCTGCTCGCCGAGGCCAATGTGGATTACGAGCACCTGCTCGAGATGGACACGGTGAACCCGCTCTTTCCGGAGGCGGACCTCGTGGTCATCGTGGGCGCCAATGATGTGGTGAACCCGGCGGCCAACACGGCCGAGGGCACGCCCATCTACGGCATGCCCATCCTCGATGTGGACAAGGCCAAGGGCGTCATCGTCTGCAACTATGACGGAAAGCCCGGCTATGCCGGCGTGGAGAATCCGCTCTACTCCAAGCCGGGCGCCATCCTCATGTTCGGCGACGCGGCCAAGACCGTGGGGCGCCTCGTGGATCTCGCGCAGGGCGCCACGCCCGAGGGCGGGGCGGCTCCGGCGGCTGCCGATGCCGCTGCGGGCTCCGCCGCCCCGGCCGGCGCTGGCGACGCCGCGGCCATGCTGAAAAATGCCAGGCGCGTCATCATCGTGCCCGGCTACGGCATGGCCTTGGCGCAGGCGCAGCACAAGGTGAAGCAGCTCGCCGACGCGCTGGAGGCCAATGGCGCCAAGGTGGATTATGCCATCCACCCGGTCGCCGGCCGCATGCCCGGGCACATGAACGTGCTCCTCGCCGAGGCCAATGTGGACTACGAGCACCTCTTGGAGATGGATACGGTGAATCCGCTCTTCCCCGAGGCCGACCTCGTGGTCATCGTGGGCGCCAACGACGTGGTCAACCCCGCGGCCAACAC
- a CDS encoding MFS transporter, whose protein sequence is MDDSRPARNFYSCLFFFVCAGAAYGQFTARIPAIKAHAGINDAELGLVLLVFGVGSIAGFLGAPLLLKRLPSRIMLVGAAVGLLLALTGIALAPDFFSLCCVAVGFGLATAIFDVCMNVQGMLLERVTHRSRMATLHACYSIGGFLGSMSGSAFAYAGLGIFSNFLSISLLLTPPVFLSGRHLLPDVRARETKKALGKIPFFIIFCGLMALGAFIAEGASAEWGGLLLKDVKGADAGTAALCFGALSAPMAFARLTEDRLRERFGDFALLLAGGLLAFAGLGLVLLSPLPWLCLGGFALMGLGLSPIMPIVISRAGAHGSLPPASASALVSLLGYGGLLVVPPSLGWLAQHFGLETAMLVPLMVCAALTCGSVRFR, encoded by the coding sequence ATGGATGACTCCCGGCCGGCCAGGAACTTTTACAGCTGCCTGTTTTTCTTTGTCTGCGCCGGCGCCGCTTACGGGCAGTTCACGGCCCGCATCCCGGCCATCAAGGCGCACGCGGGCATCAATGACGCGGAGCTGGGCCTCGTGCTCCTGGTGTTCGGCGTGGGGTCCATCGCGGGTTTTCTGGGCGCGCCCCTGCTCCTGAAGCGGCTCCCCTCGCGCATCATGCTCGTGGGGGCGGCGGTCGGGCTCTTGCTTGCGCTGACCGGCATCGCCCTCGCGCCCGATTTTTTCAGCCTCTGCTGCGTGGCCGTGGGCTTCGGGCTCGCCACCGCGATCTTCGATGTCTGCATGAATGTGCAGGGCATGCTGCTCGAGCGCGTCACCCATCGTTCCCGCATGGCGACGCTGCACGCCTGCTACAGCATCGGCGGCTTCCTGGGCTCCATGAGCGGTTCGGCCTTCGCCTATGCCGGCCTAGGGATTTTTTCCAATTTTCTCAGTATTTCTCTGCTGCTCACGCCCCCGGTCTTCCTCTCCGGGCGCCATCTCCTGCCCGACGTGCGCGCGCGGGAAACGAAAAAAGCCCTGGGGAAGATCCCCTTCTTCATCATTTTTTGCGGCCTCATGGCCCTGGGCGCCTTTATCGCCGAGGGCGCCTCGGCGGAATGGGGCGGCCTGCTCCTCAAGGACGTGAAGGGCGCCGACGCGGGCACCGCGGCCCTGTGTTTCGGCGCGCTCTCCGCGCCCATGGCCTTCGCCCGCCTCACCGAAGACCGGCTGCGCGAGCGCTTCGGGGATTTCGCCCTGCTGCTCGCCGGCGGCCTCCTCGCCTTCGCCGGGCTCGGCCTCGTGCTGCTCTCGCCGCTGCCGTGGCTCTGCCTCGGGGGCTTCGCCCTCATGGGCCTCGGGCTCTCGCCGATCATGCCCATCGTCATCAGCCGCGCCGGCGCGCACGGCTCCCTGCCGCCGGCCAGCGCCAGCGCTCTGGTCTCGCTTCTGGGCTATGGCGGCCTCCTCGTGGTGCCGCCGAGCCTCGGCTGGCTCGCCCAGCATTTCGGCCTCGAGACCGCCATGCTCGTGCCGCTCATGGTGTGCGCGGCGCTCACGTGCGGCAGCGTCCGCTTCAGGTAG